From a single Streptomyces liliifuscus genomic region:
- a CDS encoding vWA domain-containing protein, protein MANFSKSNVPQFSVDVYQNEYLPEGGREVNAIVTVTSTGGGTVGSAVAAPHLYTPGEGPDAAVAIMVDCSGSMDYPPTKMRGARDATAAAIDAVRDGVHFAVIGGTHVAKEVYPGGGRLAVADAQTRDQAKQALRKLSAGGGTAIGTWLRLADRLLSSADVAIRHGIVLTDGRNEHESPEDLKAALEACAGRFTADARGVGTDWEVKEVTGIASALLGTSDIVADPAGLSADFTQMMETAMGKEVADVALRLWTPVGTSIRFVKQVAPTVEELTDRRTEAGPRAGDYPTGSWGDESRDYHVCVEVPEADLGQEMLAARVSLVIPQGDGTAQTLGAQGLVRAVWTDDMAASTSINPQVAHYTGQAELAQVIQQGLDARKAGDVDGATAKLGRAVQLASASGNADTAKLLSKVVDVVDAAAGTVRLKAKVAEADEMTLETRSTKTVRVKK, encoded by the coding sequence ATGGCCAATTTCTCGAAGTCGAACGTGCCGCAGTTCTCGGTGGACGTCTACCAGAACGAGTACCTGCCGGAGGGCGGCCGTGAGGTCAACGCGATCGTCACGGTGACCTCGACCGGCGGCGGCACCGTGGGCAGTGCCGTGGCGGCACCCCACCTCTACACGCCGGGTGAGGGCCCGGACGCGGCCGTGGCGATCATGGTCGACTGTTCGGGGTCCATGGACTACCCGCCGACGAAGATGCGGGGCGCCCGGGACGCGACGGCCGCGGCGATCGACGCGGTGCGCGACGGGGTGCACTTCGCGGTCATCGGCGGGACGCATGTGGCCAAGGAGGTCTACCCGGGCGGCGGCCGGCTCGCCGTCGCCGACGCGCAGACCCGCGACCAGGCCAAGCAGGCGCTGCGCAAGCTGAGCGCGGGCGGCGGCACGGCGATCGGCACCTGGCTGCGGCTGGCGGACCGGCTGCTGTCCTCGGCGGACGTCGCCATCCGGCACGGCATCGTGCTCACCGACGGCCGCAACGAACACGAGTCGCCCGAGGACCTCAAGGCCGCGCTGGAGGCCTGCGCGGGCCGGTTCACCGCGGACGCGCGGGGCGTCGGCACGGACTGGGAGGTCAAGGAGGTCACCGGGATCGCGTCCGCGCTGCTCGGCACCTCCGACATCGTCGCCGACCCGGCGGGCCTGTCCGCCGACTTCACGCAGATGATGGAGACGGCCATGGGCAAGGAGGTCGCGGACGTGGCGCTGCGGCTGTGGACCCCGGTCGGCACGTCGATCAGGTTCGTCAAGCAGGTCGCGCCCACGGTCGAGGAGCTGACCGACCGCCGCACGGAGGCGGGCCCGCGTGCCGGGGACTACCCCACCGGCTCCTGGGGTGACGAGTCCCGCGACTACCACGTGTGCGTCGAGGTCCCCGAGGCCGACCTCGGCCAGGAGATGCTGGCCGCCCGCGTCTCCCTGGTGATCCCGCAGGGCGACGGCACCGCCCAGACCCTGGGCGCCCAGGGTCTCGTACGGGCCGTGTGGACCGACGACATGGCGGCGTCCACGTCGATCAATCCGCAGGTCGCGCACTACACGGGCCAGGCGGAACTGGCACAAGTCATCCAACAGGGCCTGGATGCCCGCAAAGCGGGAGATGTCGACGGAGCAACGGCCAAGCTGGGACGTGCCGTTCAGCTCGCCAGCGCCTCCGGAAACGCGGATACGGCGAAACTGCTTTCGAAGGTGGTGGACGTGGTCGACGCCGCGGCAGGTACTGTGCGATTGAAGGCGAAGGTCGCGGAGGCCGACGAGATGACTCTCGAGACACGGTCCACAAAGACTGTTCGTGTAAAGAAGTAG
- a CDS encoding PP2C family serine/threonine-protein phosphatase produces the protein MMSQMPQLAACPSCEEPLESGDRFCGACGYDLSAVPAAPDDNPTVAVNGAAPRPPSAAASVDWPVAPEVDTSDTPAPVVLPTDIDGRESAGSDSPGVRFDRPAQPPSSPAAPPPPPSPAPPPLQSPAQPPQPAAQVSAEPDEYPLAAPLPPEVPPADPRTADLPTPPAGLKVCVACRAGQVDRDGYCENCGHAQPRERDHMEQELGAVAAVSDRGLRHHRNEDAFTVSSTALSDGSPAVVAIVCDGVSSATRPDEASLAASRAANESLLAALPRGTHPQQAMHDAILAAAEAVNSLADRSAPAHEHQPHVNAPACTIVGSVVTPSLLIVGWVGDSRAYWVPVDRSSPPARLTEDDSWAAQMVAAGLMSEAEAYADERAHAITGWLGADAYELEPHTASFKPDRPGVVVVCTDGLWNYAEAAEEMAEVIPSDAAARPLHSAQVLVGHALDGGGHDNVTVAVVPFPAPPQGAGSA, from the coding sequence TTGATGTCGCAGATGCCTCAACTGGCCGCCTGCCCCAGCTGCGAGGAGCCGCTGGAGTCGGGGGACCGTTTCTGCGGTGCGTGCGGGTACGACCTGTCGGCCGTACCCGCAGCACCGGACGACAACCCCACGGTCGCCGTCAACGGCGCGGCGCCCCGGCCCCCTTCGGCCGCGGCGTCCGTGGACTGGCCGGTCGCCCCCGAGGTGGACACCTCGGACACACCCGCGCCCGTGGTCCTGCCGACGGACATCGACGGCCGCGAGTCGGCCGGCTCCGACAGCCCGGGCGTACGGTTCGACCGGCCGGCGCAGCCGCCGTCGTCCCCGGCCGCACCACCACCGCCGCCGTCCCCCGCACCGCCGCCGTTGCAGTCCCCCGCGCAGCCGCCGCAGCCCGCCGCGCAGGTGTCCGCGGAACCGGACGAGTACCCGCTCGCCGCGCCGCTGCCTCCGGAGGTGCCGCCCGCCGATCCGCGGACGGCCGACCTTCCGACGCCCCCCGCGGGCCTGAAGGTCTGTGTGGCCTGCCGCGCGGGCCAGGTCGACCGGGACGGCTACTGCGAGAACTGCGGGCACGCGCAGCCGCGCGAGCGCGATCACATGGAGCAGGAGCTGGGCGCGGTGGCCGCGGTCAGCGACCGGGGTCTGCGCCACCACCGCAACGAGGACGCGTTCACCGTGTCCTCGACCGCGCTGTCCGACGGTTCGCCCGCGGTCGTCGCGATCGTGTGCGACGGCGTCTCCTCGGCGACCCGCCCCGACGAGGCCTCCCTGGCCGCCTCCCGCGCGGCCAACGAGTCCCTCCTGGCGGCCCTGCCGCGCGGCACGCACCCGCAGCAGGCGATGCACGACGCGATCCTCGCGGCCGCGGAGGCCGTCAACTCCCTGGCGGACCGCAGCGCTCCGGCCCACGAGCACCAGCCGCACGTGAACGCGCCCGCCTGCACCATCGTCGGCTCCGTCGTCACCCCCAGCCTGCTGATCGTCGGCTGGGTCGGCGACAGCCGCGCCTACTGGGTGCCCGTGGACCGGTCGTCACCCCCGGCCCGGCTCACCGAGGACGACTCCTGGGCCGCCCAGATGGTCGCCGCGGGCCTGATGAGCGAGGCCGAGGCGTACGCGGACGAGCGCGCCCACGCCATCACGGGCTGGCTCGGGGCGGACGCGTACGAACTGGAGCCGCACACCGCTTCCTTCAAGCCGGACCGGCCGGGTGTAGTGGTGGTGTGCACCGACGGACTGTGGAACTACGCGGAGGCGGCGGAGGAAATGGCCGAGGTCATCCCGTCCGACGCCGCGGCCCGGCCGCTGCACAGCGCCCAGGTCCTGGTGGGCCACGCGCTGGACGGCGGGGGCCACGACAACGTAACAGTGGCCGTCGTGCCGTTCCCGGCCCCGCCGCAGGGGGCAGGATCGGCCTGA
- a CDS encoding serine/threonine-protein kinase: MGGGELYCDTCGLAPVVSSTGMVGSPPTGITGGGRGGSRSSGSASSRSSSRASSRASSRSSQSRRSVSGRLSRSVSGRTTGRSVSVRSSGSTAGSSGRGRLGVGLVQVPDVPRPDPRVMIQENPEVPERKRFCSRSDCGAPVGRSRGERSGRTEGFCTKCGHPYSFVPKLQTGDIVHGQYEVVGCLAHGGLGWVYLAVDRAVSDRWVVLKGLLDTGDQDAMAAAISERRFLAEIEHSNIVRIYNFVEHLDQRTGSLDGYIVMEYVGGKSLKEIANGRRTAAGKRDPLPVEQACAYGIEALEALGHLHSRNLLYCDFKVDNAIQTEDQLKLIDMGAVRRMDDDESAIYGTVGYQAPEVADVGPSVASDLYTVARTLAVLSFDFQGYTNVFVDSLPDPDNIEVFRTYESFYRLLVRATDPDPARRFASAQEMAEQLTGVLREVVSVQTGRARPSLSTLFGPELKVTDTELFSSLAGDVSRLGVRIDPVRGKKGAPALTAGASGTNRTNGTNGAVATRGTAGAIGTPFPPPASAAARASLLKPLNTAAAALALPVPRVDPGDPNAGFLAGLMTSAPAELITALQAAPAGSLELRLRELRARLEMGELDQATRTLEALEADHPDDWRVVWYRGVAALATGDHEIAAVSFDAIYDAFPGEPAPKLALGVCAEVLGQLDNAAEYYRLVWTTDPSYVSTAFGLARVQLAAGDRRGSVRTLESVPEASIHYTAARVAAVRARLRQRLAETAPPPPGPPALGTSGTAVPAAGVPGTGVPGPGLSGAGVPDAPFLDDLTSAAAQVEALDGYGLDAVRREQLSTEVLGCALDWVLSGSQGSAPPSTGTRTVLLGSDLDERGLRFGLERSYRTLARLAQRGEERIDLVERANRYRPRTWV, translated from the coding sequence ATGGGCGGCGGCGAGCTGTACTGCGACACCTGCGGGCTGGCCCCGGTCGTCTCGTCGACCGGCATGGTGGGCTCCCCGCCGACCGGGATCACCGGCGGCGGCAGGGGCGGTTCGCGGAGTTCGGGCAGCGCCAGTTCGCGCTCCAGCTCCCGCGCCTCCTCACGGGCCTCGTCCCGGTCGTCCCAGTCGCGGCGCTCGGTGTCGGGCCGTCTCTCGCGCTCGGTGTCGGGCCGGACGACGGGCCGCTCGGTGTCGGTGCGCAGCTCCGGCTCGACCGCCGGGTCCTCGGGGCGCGGCCGGCTCGGCGTAGGCCTGGTGCAGGTCCCGGACGTGCCGCGGCCCGACCCGCGCGTGATGATCCAGGAGAATCCCGAGGTCCCCGAGCGCAAGCGGTTCTGCTCGCGCTCCGACTGCGGTGCGCCGGTGGGGCGTTCGCGCGGCGAGCGGTCCGGCCGTACGGAGGGTTTCTGCACCAAGTGCGGCCACCCGTACTCGTTCGTGCCGAAGCTGCAGACCGGCGACATCGTGCACGGCCAGTACGAGGTCGTGGGCTGCCTGGCGCACGGCGGGCTCGGCTGGGTCTATCTCGCCGTCGACCGTGCGGTGTCCGACCGCTGGGTGGTCCTCAAGGGCCTCCTGGACACGGGCGACCAGGACGCGATGGCGGCGGCGATCTCCGAGCGCCGCTTCCTCGCCGAGATCGAGCACTCCAACATCGTGCGGATCTACAACTTCGTGGAGCACCTCGACCAGCGGACGGGTTCGCTGGACGGGTACATCGTCATGGAGTACGTGGGCGGCAAGTCCCTCAAGGAGATCGCCAACGGCCGCCGCACGGCGGCCGGCAAGCGCGACCCGCTGCCGGTGGAGCAGGCCTGCGCGTACGGCATCGAGGCGCTTGAGGCCCTCGGTCATCTGCACAGCCGCAACCTCCTGTACTGCGACTTCAAGGTCGACAACGCGATACAGACCGAGGACCAGCTCAAGCTGATCGACATGGGCGCGGTACGCAGGATGGACGACGACGAGTCGGCCATCTACGGCACGGTCGGCTACCAGGCGCCGGAGGTCGCCGATGTCGGCCCGTCGGTCGCCTCGGACCTCTACACGGTCGCCCGCACACTGGCGGTCCTGTCCTTCGACTTCCAGGGCTACACGAACGTCTTCGTGGACTCCCTGCCCGACCCCGACAACATCGAGGTCTTCCGCACGTACGAGTCCTTCTACCGGCTCCTCGTGCGCGCCACCGACCCCGACCCGGCCCGCCGGTTCGCCTCCGCGCAGGAGATGGCCGAGCAGCTCACGGGTGTGCTGCGCGAGGTCGTCTCGGTGCAGACGGGACGCGCCCGGCCCTCGCTTTCCACCCTGTTCGGACCCGAACTGAAGGTCACGGACACGGAGTTGTTCAGCTCACTGGCCGGTGATGTGTCACGGCTGGGCGTGCGGATCGATCCCGTACGGGGAAAGAAGGGCGCGCCGGCGCTGACGGCCGGGGCGAGCGGAACGAACAGAACGAACGGCACGAACGGGGCAGTGGCGACGAGGGGGACCGCCGGGGCGATCGGCACGCCGTTCCCGCCGCCGGCCTCCGCAGCCGCTCGGGCATCCCTCCTCAAGCCGCTGAACACCGCCGCCGCGGCCCTGGCGCTGCCGGTGCCGCGGGTGGACCCGGGCGACCCGAACGCCGGGTTCCTGGCCGGGCTGATGACCTCCGCACCGGCCGAGCTGATCACCGCTCTGCAGGCGGCGCCCGCCGGCTCCCTGGAGCTGCGGCTGCGCGAGCTGCGGGCTCGTCTGGAGATGGGCGAGCTCGACCAGGCGACCAGGACGCTCGAAGCGCTGGAGGCGGACCATCCCGACGACTGGCGGGTGGTCTGGTACCGGGGCGTGGCGGCGCTCGCGACCGGCGACCACGAAATCGCGGCGGTGTCCTTCGACGCGATCTACGACGCGTTCCCCGGCGAGCCCGCGCCCAAGCTGGCCCTCGGCGTGTGCGCGGAGGTCCTCGGACAGCTGGACAACGCCGCCGAGTACTACCGCCTGGTGTGGACCACCGACCCCAGCTATGTGAGCACCGCGTTCGGCCTGGCCCGCGTCCAGCTGGCGGCGGGCGACCGCCGTGGCTCCGTACGGACGCTGGAGTCGGTGCCGGAGGCGTCGATCCACTACACGGCGGCCCGGGTGGCCGCCGTCCGGGCACGGCTGCGCCAGCGGCTGGCCGAGACGGCGCCGCCGCCACCGGGCCCACCGGCCCTGGGTACGTCCGGGACGGCGGTGCCCGCCGCTGGCGTACCCGGCACGGGAGTTCCCGGTCCCGGGCTGTCCGGTGCGGGAGTTCCCGACGCCCCGTTCCTGGACGACCTGACCTCGGCCGCGGCCCAGGTCGAGGCCCTGGACGGGTACGGTCTGGACGCGGTGCGCCGCGAGCAGTTGTCCACAGAGGTCCTTGGTTGCGCCCTGGACTGGGTACTCTCCGGTAGCCAGGGTTCCGCCCCGCCGAGCACTGGGACGCGGACCGTACTGCTCGGCAGCGACCTGGACGAGCGGGGCCTGCGCTTCGGTCTGGAGCGCTCGTACCGGACACTGGCCCGGCTCGCCCAGCGTGGCGAGGAGAGGATCGATCTGGTGGAGCGCGCCAACCGCTACCGCCCCCGGACGTGGGTGTAA